From the Clostridium putrefaciens genome, one window contains:
- a CDS encoding triple tyrosine motif-containing protein codes for MEINFNLSSPQRKGENIEITVDSKKEDLLYKFFIGLDGVWHTLQNFSKSSTYKWVPKDEGKYVLMVQGKAKDSKKSFDYVTRSDYIVGIEDENIIKDVSLDKDGYLIGDKINLSVDTYKTNLLFKYWLKVNDGWELMKDYSMGSTLNFTANTPGSYDVLVECKEVDSKNNFDDFKKISFKIKNIDPVEIKDFKCISPNILVGEELIFNINSNSHEERMLIYKFFKIDSKGNVKCIQDYSTKNIVSYIENIKGEYKLLCFVKDMYSNKEYDDRAVISYNVEPYKEIKIKELIADLSSPQLSGTEINFKVIVEGGKNLLYRFIVEGVCSEDSGYSRENGFAWKCNKDGNYVIKAMVKDKSFEYEYEDIKEIEYSISKKAKAPVIIKDVSVNKNTEVIVNKPIKIKVKAEGGLELKYSFIVYLLDKEVEIMEYGDCNSVDFTPILPGEYCMEVRAKDKYSSKEYDCHWILTFNVNEYVKGNIEYVLINPKEYYMVGDTVDLEVVSENTKDTLIKYILTVDGHLIEETSFVKNKKYIFKPRYGGSYLVEIQGKSVYCKKGYDSKKQVKIKVHDALPVMNTKLFIDKTNICINKPVVLRVENEGGIDVSYEFYIMEQGEWRKVQGYSKKDYYAFIPFLQGKYKVLVLTKSSYKNCAYEDYDTLEFKAYEEMATDESMVDYAL; via the coding sequence ATGGAGATTAATTTTAATTTAAGCAGCCCTCAAAGAAAGGGTGAAAATATAGAAATTACTGTTGACTCAAAGAAAGAAGACTTATTATATAAGTTTTTTATTGGGCTGGATGGTGTTTGGCATACGCTTCAAAATTTTAGTAAATCAAGTACTTATAAATGGGTTCCAAAAGATGAGGGTAAGTACGTATTAATGGTTCAGGGAAAAGCTAAAGATAGTAAGAAATCTTTTGATTATGTTACTAGGTCAGATTACATAGTTGGAATAGAAGATGAAAATATTATAAAGGATGTGTCGCTTGATAAGGATGGTTATTTAATAGGCGATAAAATTAATCTATCTGTAGATACTTATAAAACTAATCTGCTTTTTAAATACTGGTTAAAAGTTAATGATGGATGGGAATTAATGAAGGATTATTCGATGGGGTCTACATTAAATTTTACAGCAAATACTCCAGGTTCTTATGATGTCTTAGTAGAATGTAAAGAAGTAGATTCTAAAAATAACTTTGATGATTTTAAGAAGATTAGTTTTAAGATAAAGAATATCGACCCTGTAGAGATAAAAGATTTTAAATGTATAAGTCCTAACATACTTGTAGGAGAAGAACTTATATTTAATATAAATTCAAATAGCCATGAGGAAAGAATGCTTATTTATAAGTTTTTTAAAATTGACTCTAAAGGTAATGTGAAATGTATACAGGATTATTCAACTAAAAACATAGTATCTTATATAGAAAATATAAAAGGAGAATACAAGCTTCTTTGTTTTGTAAAAGACATGTATTCTAATAAAGAATATGATGATAGGGCTGTAATAAGTTATAATGTTGAACCTTATAAAGAAATAAAGATAAAAGAATTAATAGCTGACCTTAGTTCACCACAACTATCAGGTACTGAAATAAATTTTAAGGTTATAGTAGAAGGAGGTAAAAACCTATTATACAGATTTATTGTAGAAGGAGTTTGTAGTGAAGATAGTGGATATTCAAGAGAAAATGGTTTCGCGTGGAAGTGTAACAAAGATGGTAATTATGTTATTAAGGCTATGGTAAAAGATAAAAGTTTTGAATATGAATATGAAGATATAAAGGAAATTGAATACTCTATAAGTAAGAAAGCTAAAGCACCTGTAATAATAAAAGATGTATCTGTAAATAAGAATACTGAGGTTATTGTAAATAAACCAATAAAGATAAAGGTGAAAGCAGAAGGTGGGCTAGAATTAAAATATTCTTTTATTGTGTACCTTTTAGATAAAGAAGTAGAAATTATGGAATATGGGGATTGTAACTCAGTTGACTTCACTCCAATACTTCCAGGAGAATATTGTATGGAAGTTAGAGCTAAAGATAAATACTCAAGTAAAGAATATGATTGCCATTGGATTTTAACATTCAATGTAAATGAATATGTGAAAGGAAATATAGAATATGTTTTAATTAATCCTAAAGAATATTATATGGTTGGTGATACTGTAGATTTAGAAGTTGTATCAGAAAATACTAAGGATACATTGATTAAATATATATTAACAGTGGATGGACATTTAATTGAAGAAACTAGTTTTGTTAAAAATAAGAAATATATATTTAAACCTAGGTATGGTGGAAGCTACTTAGTAGAGATTCAAGGTAAAAGTGTGTATTGTAAAAAAGGATATGATAGCAAAAAGCAAGTTAAAATAAAGGTTCATGATGCATTACCCGTTATGAACACTAAACTTTTTATAGACAAAACTAACATTTGTATAAATAAACCTGTAGTTTTAAGAGTTGAAAATGAAGGCGGAATAGATGTTAGCTATGAGTTTTATATTATGGAACAAGGAGAATGGAGAAAAGTACAAGGTTACAGTAAAAAGGATTATTATGCATTTATACCTTTTTTACAAGGTAAATATAAAGTTTTAGTTTTAACTAAGAGTAGTTACAAAAACTGTGCTTATGAAGATTATGATACTTTAGAATTTAAGGCCTATGAAGAGATGGCAACAGATGAATCTATGGTTGACTATGCGCTTTAA
- a CDS encoding YaiI/YqxD family protein yields MRVIVDGDSCPSRDVIEKAAKELSIEMDIFCDLNHHITSDYSNVIYMDSGFQSVDMAIFNHVKREDVVVTGDFGVASMVIGKKAYAVSPKGYVFTEKNIDTLLFERHISQKVRRAGGKTKGPKKRLEEDDIRLYNSITSIIKGFIK; encoded by the coding sequence ATGAGAGTTATTGTGGATGGAGACTCGTGTCCTTCTAGAGATGTAATAGAGAAGGCTGCAAAAGAGCTTTCAATAGAGATGGATATATTTTGTGATTTAAATCATCATATAACAAGTGATTATAGCAATGTTATATATATGGACAGTGGATTTCAAAGTGTAGATATGGCTATATTCAATCATGTAAAAAGAGAAGATGTAGTTGTAACAGGAGATTTTGGGGTAGCATCTATGGTTATAGGTAAAAAGGCTTATGCTGTATCCCCAAAAGGTTATGTGTTTACGGAAAAGAATATAGATACGCTCCTTTTTGAAAGACATATATCACAAAAGGTAAGAAGAGCTGGAGGAAAGACTAAAGGACCTAAGAAGAGACTAGAAGAAGATGATATAAGGCTTTATAATAGCATTACATCTATTATTAAAGGGTTTATTAAATAA
- a CDS encoding glucose-6-phosphate isomerase — protein MNKPLNLDLRNIKDYIEDKEIEAIGNEVKLAHKTLHNATGLGSEFLGWLDLPVSYDKEEFNRIKESAKKIRSDSEVLLVIGIGGSYLGARAAIEMLNHSFYNILNKDQRKSPAIFFVGNNISSTYITDLLEAIKDKDISINIISKSGTTTEPAIAFRIFKDLLEKKYGKEESRKRIFATTDKEKGALKSLSDKEGYETFVIPDDVGGRFSVLTAVGLLPIAASGVDIDSIMKGSEKAMDDFSHDDLKENSCYQYAAVRNLLYRKEKNIEIMVNYEPSLHYFSEWWKQLYGESEGKDNKGIFPAAVDFSTDLHSMGQYIQDGRRNLFETVLNVEKPRKEIIIEKNIEDIDGLNFLEGKTMHFVNNKAFQGTLLAHSDGGVPNIIINISEISPFNFGYMVYFFEKACAISGYILGINPFDQPGVEAYKKNMFALLGKPGFEDLKNELEKRLEN, from the coding sequence ATGAATAAACCGCTAAATTTAGATTTAAGAAATATTAAAGATTACATAGAAGATAAAGAAATAGAGGCTATAGGCAATGAAGTAAAGCTAGCACATAAAACACTTCATAATGCTACAGGTCTTGGATCAGAATTTTTAGGATGGCTTGACCTTCCGGTAAGTTATGACAAAGAAGAGTTTAACAGAATAAAAGAATCTGCTAAAAAGATTAGAAGTGATTCAGAAGTCTTATTAGTAATAGGTATTGGAGGGTCCTACCTTGGTGCTAGAGCTGCTATAGAAATGTTAAATCATAGTTTTTATAACATTTTAAATAAAGATCAAAGAAAGTCACCGGCTATATTCTTTGTAGGTAACAATATAAGTTCTACATATATCACAGATCTTTTAGAAGCTATAAAAGATAAGGATATTTCTATAAATATAATTTCAAAGTCCGGTACTACTACAGAACCTGCCATCGCATTTAGGATATTTAAAGACCTTTTAGAAAAGAAATACGGAAAAGAAGAATCAAGAAAAAGGATATTTGCTACAACAGATAAAGAGAAGGGTGCACTTAAATCTTTATCAGATAAAGAAGGGTATGAAACCTTTGTTATACCTGATGATGTAGGTGGGAGGTTTTCTGTTTTAACTGCTGTAGGACTATTACCTATTGCGGCTTCTGGAGTGGACATAGATAGTATTATGAAGGGCTCAGAAAAGGCTATGGATGACTTTTCTCATGATGACTTAAAGGAGAACAGTTGTTATCAATATGCAGCAGTTAGAAATCTTCTTTATAGAAAAGAAAAAAACATAGAAATCATGGTGAATTATGAACCATCTCTTCATTATTTTTCAGAGTGGTGGAAACAGCTTTATGGAGAAAGTGAAGGCAAAGATAATAAGGGTATATTCCCAGCAGCAGTAGACTTTTCTACGGATTTACATTCTATGGGACAATACATTCAAGATGGTAGAAGAAACTTATTTGAAACTGTATTAAATGTAGAAAAACCAAGAAAAGAAATAATTATAGAAAAAAATATAGAAGATATAGATGGATTAAACTTTTTAGAAGGAAAAACTATGCATTTTGTTAATAATAAAGCATTTCAAGGAACACTTTTAGCCCATAGTGACGGAGGGGTACCTAATATAATAATAAATATTTCTGAAATATCCCCATTTAACTTTGGTTATATGGTTTATTTCTTTGAGAAGGCTTGTGCCATAAGTGGATATATACTGGGGATTAATCCCTTCGATCAACCAGGAGTTGAAGCTTATAAAAAGAACATGTTTGCTCTACTAGGAAAGCCTGGATTTGAAGATTTAAAGAATGAACTTGAAAAGAGATTAGAAAATTAA
- a CDS encoding ABC transporter ATP-binding protein, with amino-acid sequence MSETILKVENLKKYFPIKAGVFSKTVGHVKAVDNISFEIKKGETFGLVGESGCGKSTTGRTILRLLEKTDGKVIFENKDLNELTKKEMRSLRPKMQIIFQDPYSSLNPRMTIGDIVGEAMLQHGLCSKAEISDKVVETLKICGLAPYHIRRYPHEFSGGQRQRIGIARALIMNPKFIVADEPVSALDVSIQSQIINLMMDSQEKNGFSYLFISHDLSVVKHISHKVGVMYLGSLIEVAPKTKLYENPLHPYTQALLSAVPIPDPTLRRDRIILKGDIPSPANPPSGCKFHTRCPYAMDVCSKEVPEFKNVGDEHFVACHLIK; translated from the coding sequence ATGTCAGAAACAATTTTAAAGGTTGAAAACCTAAAAAAGTATTTCCCTATTAAAGCAGGAGTATTCTCAAAAACAGTTGGACATGTAAAGGCAGTAGATAATATTTCTTTTGAAATTAAAAAGGGTGAAACATTCGGACTAGTTGGTGAATCAGGATGTGGAAAAAGTACTACAGGTAGAACTATCCTTAGGTTATTAGAAAAAACTGATGGAAAGGTTATATTTGAAAATAAAGATCTTAATGAGCTTACAAAAAAGGAAATGAGATCTCTAAGACCTAAAATGCAGATTATATTCCAAGATCCTTATAGCTCTTTAAATCCACGAATGACTATAGGGGATATAGTTGGTGAGGCTATGCTTCAACATGGTCTTTGTTCAAAAGCAGAAATTAGTGATAAAGTAGTAGAAACTTTAAAGATTTGTGGACTTGCGCCTTATCATATAAGAAGATATCCTCATGAATTTTCAGGGGGACAAAGACAAAGAATAGGAATAGCAAGAGCGCTTATAATGAATCCTAAGTTTATAGTGGCAGATGAGCCTGTATCAGCTCTAGACGTTTCAATACAATCACAAATAATAAACTTAATGATGGATTCACAAGAGAAGAATGGTTTCTCATATTTATTTATATCTCATGACTTAAGTGTTGTTAAACACATATCTCATAAAGTTGGAGTTATGTATTTAGGATCATTAATAGAAGTTGCACCTAAAACTAAATTATATGAAAATCCTCTTCACCCATATACACAGGCATTGCTTTCAGCAGTACCTATACCAGATCCTACATTAAGAAGAGATAGAATAATATTAAAAGGGGATATTCCAAGTCCTGCAAATCCACCATCTGGATGTAAGTTCCATACAAGATGTCCTTATGCCATGGATGTATGCAGTAAAGAAGTTCCTGAATTTAAAAATGTGGGAGATGAGCACTTTGTTGCTTGTCACCTTATAAAATAA
- a CDS encoding ABC transporter ATP-binding protein — MAKDLVEFKNLKTYFYTEDGVVKAVNDVSFKIREGETVGIVGESGCGKSVTSMSLMRLIPSPPGKIVSGDIFFEGKSILALSEAEMREIRGNKMSVIFQEPMTSLNPVFTVGFQISEAVILHQKLSKEEARKKAIEMVKLVGIPRAEKIVDSYPHELSGGMRQRVMIAMALSCNPKLLIADEPTTALDVTIQAQILDLMRNIKEKLNTSIMLITHDLGVIAEMADYVVVMYAGKVVEEADVKSLFAKPMHPYTTGLLKSKPSINQEDKRLYSIPGQVPNPIGMPDNCYFCERCEKAMDICRKKIPPLVEIEPGHKVACWLYEEEK, encoded by the coding sequence ATGGCTAAAGATTTAGTAGAGTTTAAGAATTTAAAAACTTATTTTTATACAGAAGATGGCGTGGTTAAAGCGGTTAACGATGTTAGTTTTAAAATAAGAGAGGGAGAAACTGTGGGAATAGTTGGTGAGTCAGGATGTGGTAAGTCAGTTACTTCAATGTCCTTGATGAGACTTATTCCAAGCCCTCCAGGAAAGATAGTTAGTGGAGATATTTTCTTTGAAGGAAAGAGCATACTAGCTTTAAGCGAGGCAGAAATGAGAGAAATAAGAGGCAATAAGATGTCTGTTATATTCCAGGAACCTATGACCTCTTTAAACCCTGTATTCACTGTGGGCTTTCAAATATCTGAAGCAGTTATACTTCATCAAAAGCTAAGCAAAGAAGAAGCAAGAAAAAAAGCTATTGAAATGGTAAAGCTTGTTGGTATTCCAAGAGCTGAAAAGATTGTAGATTCATACCCACATGAACTTAGTGGTGGTATGAGGCAAAGAGTAATGATAGCTATGGCATTATCTTGTAATCCAAAGTTACTTATTGCTGATGAGCCAACTACAGCTCTTGACGTTACAATTCAAGCTCAAATATTAGATCTTATGAGAAATATAAAAGAGAAGTTAAATACTTCAATAATGCTTATAACACATGATCTTGGAGTTATAGCGGAGATGGCAGATTATGTTGTAGTTATGTATGCTGGAAAAGTAGTAGAGGAAGCAGATGTTAAAAGTTTATTTGCAAAACCTATGCATCCATATACTACAGGACTGTTAAAATCAAAGCCATCTATAAATCAAGAAGATAAAAGATTATATTCTATACCGGGACAAGTGCCAAATCCTATAGGTATGCCAGATAACTGTTACTTCTGCGAGAGATGTGAAAAAGCAATGGACATATGTAGAAAGAAGATTCCACCATTAGTTGAAATCGAGCCAGGACATAAAGTAGCATGTTGGCTTTATGAGGAGGAGAAATAG
- the opp4C gene encoding oligopeptide ABC transporter permease has translation MSENTKKNNNIPVVEKKEKIETPFKTIWKRLRKNKLAMVGLFILVAMVLVCVFGPFFTQDPNKVNYTDGFLRPSSKYWFGTDTLGRDIFARTLSAGRISLFVGIASVIIQVVIGSILGAVAGYYGGITDTIIMRIVDIFMSIPSLPLLIVLAAILSDLGIRPERRIFVVMAVIGLLNWPGLCRMVRGQILSLREQEYMEAAEALGLTDSRKMFKHLLPNTVPVIIVTATLSLGGAILSESTLSFLGLGVQPPTASWGNMIQSVYDMYNIQYRPWLWMPPGVAIFLTVMAINLFGDGLRDAIDPKLKK, from the coding sequence GTGTCAGAGAATACTAAAAAGAATAATAATATACCAGTAGTTGAAAAGAAGGAAAAGATTGAAACACCTTTTAAAACTATATGGAAAAGATTAAGAAAAAACAAGCTTGCTATGGTAGGATTATTTATACTAGTAGCTATGGTTTTAGTCTGTGTATTTGGACCTTTCTTCACACAAGATCCGAATAAAGTAAACTATACGGATGGATTTTTAAGACCCTCTTCTAAGTACTGGTTTGGTACTGATACACTTGGAAGAGATATATTTGCGAGAACACTATCAGCAGGGAGAATATCTTTGTTTGTTGGTATAGCTTCCGTTATTATTCAAGTAGTAATAGGAAGTATATTAGGAGCGGTGGCAGGTTATTATGGTGGAATAACAGATACTATTATAATGAGAATAGTGGATATATTTATGAGTATACCATCATTACCACTTCTTATAGTTCTTGCAGCTATACTTTCAGATCTTGGTATAAGACCTGAAAGAAGAATATTCGTTGTTATGGCAGTTATAGGTCTTTTAAACTGGCCAGGACTTTGCCGTATGGTAAGAGGACAGATATTATCTCTTAGAGAGCAAGAATATATGGAAGCTGCAGAAGCTTTAGGGCTTACTGATTCAAGAAAGATGTTCAAGCATCTTTTACCAAATACAGTGCCTGTAATTATAGTAACTGCTACTCTTAGTTTAGGAGGAGCAATTCTATCAGAGTCAACACTAAGTTTCTTAGGACTTGGAGTTCAACCACCAACAGCCTCTTGGGGTAATATGATACAGTCAGTTTATGATATGTATAATATCCAATATAGACCGTGGCTTTGGATGCCACCAGGAGTTGCTATATTCCTTACAGTTATGGCTATAAACTTATTTGGTGATGGTTTAAGAGACGCAATAGATCCTAAGTTAAAGAAATAG
- a CDS encoding ABC transporter permease, with the protein MRQYILRRLLQMIPVIIGVSIILFTVFALAPGDAVDNIQNPKMTEEKKQELRVQYGLEGSILKRYINWASKAIRFDFGMSVKHKMPVKTVINTYVWNSFYLSMSSFIVSVIIAVPLGIISATKQYSGFDMFFTVFALIGISIPSFFFGMLLIKWFAVDLRLFPVSGMTALGVSKTPVGHILDVMHHMFLPFIVLSLGNVASLMRYTRTSMLEVIRQDYVRTARSKGLTEKVVVYKHALRNGLIPVITILGFYLPSLFGGAIITEQIFVWPGIGKVAIEAINGRDYQLLMGFEMLLAILTLVGNLIADITYAIVDPRIRLK; encoded by the coding sequence ATGAGGCAATATATATTGAGAAGGCTTCTACAAATGATACCAGTAATAATAGGGGTATCTATAATTTTATTTACGGTATTTGCCTTGGCACCAGGGGATGCTGTAGATAATATTCAAAATCCTAAAATGACAGAAGAAAAGAAGCAAGAGTTAAGAGTACAATATGGACTAGAGGGAAGTATACTAAAACGTTACATAAACTGGGCTTCTAAAGCTATAAGATTTGACTTTGGAATGTCAGTAAAACATAAGATGCCAGTTAAGACTGTAATTAACACCTATGTTTGGAATTCATTTTACTTATCTATGTCTTCATTTATAGTAAGTGTAATAATTGCAGTACCACTAGGTATAATTTCAGCTACTAAACAATACTCAGGATTCGATATGTTCTTTACGGTATTTGCATTAATCGGAATTTCAATACCGTCATTTTTCTTTGGTATGTTACTTATAAAATGGTTTGCGGTAGATTTAAGATTATTCCCAGTGTCTGGAATGACAGCACTTGGGGTATCTAAGACACCTGTAGGACATATTTTAGATGTTATGCATCATATGTTCTTACCATTTATAGTTTTATCTCTTGGAAATGTTGCATCACTTATGAGATATACAAGGACAAGTATGCTTGAAGTTATAAGACAAGACTATGTAAGAACAGCGAGGTCTAAAGGACTTACTGAAAAGGTAGTTGTTTATAAACATGCTCTTAGAAATGGTTTAATACCGGTTATAACTATACTAGGATTTTATCTTCCAAGTTTATTCGGGGGAGCTATTATAACAGAGCAAATATTTGTTTGGCCTGGAATAGGTAAGGTTGCAATAGAAGCTATTAATGGAAGAGACTATCAATTATTGATGGGATTTGAAATGCTTTTAGCTATACTAACTTTAGTGGGTAATTTAATTGCAGATATTACATATGCAATAGTTGACCCAAGAATCAGACTTAAGTAG